A stretch of DNA from Brevibacillus ruminantium:
GGTACAGCATGACTTCGGGAAGCTCCCTTCCGTGCTCCTGCACCTTTTTTAAGGCCTGCAAGCCCAGCTCTAGTTCATCGTTTTCGATCCGTTTGATTGCCTCATCAATTACGTACAGCCATTGTTTGGTCATATCGTTCACCTCATATGTATCTTCGCCTTGCCATTGTCCTCATTTACGAAGAGCCGCAAAAGACCGTCCGTAGACGGTCTTCCTGATCCCATTCTTTCCTATTCAGGATAATACATTATGCCCGAGTAAACCAGCTCATGGTCAAAACCGTGACCAAAATGCCAAATAGACTCAGAACCATTCCGTAGTTGGGTTCATCGTGATCTTGTTCTCCCGCTTTACCCTCCATCGGAATAATCGATGCCGTTGCAGAGGCAAGCGGTTGCCCTTCTGACACAAGGGGCTGAGGCTCTACGATATAGGTGCCGTCTTCAGACTGGGTCGACGATGTCACCACTTGGGCATGTTTGCCCATGGCCAATACCTCGTTTCCAATCAAGAGCGAATTGGCTTGTTCGGCGTTTGTAGAGTTAACATACAGGGTAAACGTGCAAAGCATCATTAAAATAACAGCAGCGCTGGCCCCGATTCTGCGCATTCTTGCGGTGACCGCAAAGACTTTTCGCCCAATCGGAATCGCCCACTTCTCCTCAGAAAGGATGCGTGCCATCACCGCGTCGACGATCGACCTGGTCGGTGTGATGGAATGATACTGTTCTTTGTCCGTTTCCATCCAGTTGCTGCTATCCTGCCACAGTGAGTAATCGGAACGGCAGCTGGAACAGCTTGCCAAATGGTGATCCATTCGCCGCCTGGTGATATCAGGCAACAAACCGTCCGCATAATCCGGCATTCTATCTTGTACTTCTTCACATTTCATCATCGATTCATCCCTTCAGCTTCATCCAAATGAGGTTCGAGGATGTAGACTTCCAGCTGAGACTTGATGCTCTGCCGCGCTCGAAACAAGAGAGATTTCACCGAACTGACCGTCAGATCAAGAATGGTGGCGATCTCATTGTAGTCCATTTGTTCATACTCCCGTAAAATCAGGGCTGAGCGCTGTTTTTCAGGCAAATTGTTAATCGCCTGACGAACAAGATGCTCTCGCTCATTGCGCAGCAGGACTTGCTCAGGCAAACGCTCATACGAAGCCAGAGGAACCTGCAGGGTATCTTCGAGATACACGTCAGAATTTCGGCTTTTGCGCAGCTCGCTGAGAACCGAATTTCTGGCAATGGTGTAGAGCCAGGTAGAGAAGGTCGCTTCTACATCACGAAATGAATGAATGCTCTTGTACGCCTTGTAAAAGGTCTCCTGGCAAATGTCCTCCGCAACGTGCTCCAGATTAGCCTGACGCAGCAAATGGGTGACAAATGCGAGGATTTTCCGCTCATAGCGACGTATCAACTCCGCATAGCATTCAAGATTTCCCTCTTTGATTTCGCGGATTAACTGGGAATCGGTCATTTCCAGGATTACCTCCTTGCGATTCCGATCCCTCCGCAGTCTTTGTAAGTTTAGACTGCCGGGGATGTAAAAAGTTGCGGGAACGATGAAAACATTTCCTTGTAAAGAAACAAAATCTTTTACGCAAAAACCCCCAAGAGTGGGGTTAGATCACAAATCTGTAGGGTTTGATGTCCCGAAGCCAACGTCCCATCCCTATCGTAGATGCAAATGTATCGTCTTGTAAAATCCACTTTCCGTTCGACATAACAGAAGTTGGAAGAAGAAATTCGCTAAATTTGAGAATAGTGGAAAGATCAAATTTTGTCAACCACTGTTCTTTTTTGATGAATACGAGGTCTGCATCGGCACCAGGTGTGATGCTTCCCTTCTGGGGATAAAGCCCAAGTGCTTTTGCCATATTTGTCGAACAGAGTTTTACAAGGGCGCGCAGCACTTCCTCTTCCCGGCCACGCAAACGTCGCGCATCCACCTGCACCCGGTCAAGCGCTGCCATAACAGATAGACCTCTGAGCGGCGTATGGATCATAGAACGAAGCGCCAAATCACAAGAGAGTCCATCTAATTGATACAGATGATAAAAGCTCTGTGTTTCTTCCGCGGCGAGTTCACTCTCGGTCTTTACCCAAGTGCGAATCTGCCAGTAACGGCAGCGATCCAGCCATAAACCTGATATTCGTTGCTTTTCTTCTTTTGAAAAACCGGCATTCGCCGGCACGTGTAAAATCAACAGCACCCTATAAGACGTTAGAAACGGCGAAATCGTTTCCCAATCTATTCTTGTAAAGTCTTCCAGCTTGCGAATCACTACACGGATGATGCGATAGCCCTCGGCGCACAGCTGCAGGGTGATCCGTTTATTCATCATCGATGCCGGGACTTCCGCCACGAATGTATAGTCAATCAAGCTGTTATAATGAATGACTGTTTGATATCGTCGTTGGGCAGCATTTTTCCAGGGATCGATCGGCTGGATTTCTGACATGCTGGTATACCCAAAACGGACCAGCTTACGAACCGTCTCTAAATAGTCGGGAAGCTTTCTTTGTGGCGAAGGGCTTTTGCCAGGCAAAGTCAGAAAACCGGGCACGATGTACATCCCGCTTGCATCCCATTCTTTGCCTTCACTTTTACAGATCCTGCTTGCTCCCAAACGATCTTTCGCTATCCGTCTGATAACCCCGTCTTGCACCCAAATATCACGTTCAAACACGCCACTGGCTGTCACAATCGTACCATTTCGGATAACGATTTCTTCCGTCGTCATAGCCCGTCCCTCCTCCATCCATAGATGGACCCTCTTCCAGTACGAGCATATGCGCGAGCGCGGAAAAAATGTACACGCAGCTTGTAGACACGTTTTTACACGAGGATTATGAACAGGCGAGGATATATGACAGAAGGGGAAAAATGAATAAAAAAAACCGCCGTTGATGTAAGCGCATTCAAACGGCGGCAGCACACTCGTGCTGTTTTATATTGGATAGGAGTGGAGAGAAACCATACTGTACTTTTATTATATCTGAATGTAAGCGCTTGTCAAACATTTTTTATCCAGAAATAATTATAGTGGAAAGCATGAAAAAACCCGCATTTTCAGCGGGCTTGTCTCGCTTATTTGACTGTACTGATGCGTTTTAATACCTCTGGGAAACCCGGAAAAGAAACGAGAATTGCCTCATCGTTCTCTACGATAGTCTCCCCTTTTGCCGCCAGTCCCGCAATCGCCATCGCCATCCCGATCCGATGATCACCCAGGCTGTCAATCACTGCGCCTGTCAGCGGCGTTGGCCCTTCAATAATCATGCCGTCATCTGTAGGGGTTATCTTCGCGCCCAGCTTGGTCAGCTCAC
This window harbors:
- a CDS encoding zf-HC2 domain-containing protein, with the translated sequence MMKCEEVQDRMPDYADGLLPDITRRRMDHHLASCSSCRSDYSLWQDSSNWMETDKEQYHSITPTRSIVDAVMARILSEEKWAIPIGRKVFAVTARMRRIGASAAVILMMLCTFTLYVNSTNAEQANSLLIGNEVLAMGKHAQVVTSSTQSEDGTYIVEPQPLVSEGQPLASATASIIPMEGKAGEQDHDEPNYGMVLSLFGILVTVLTMSWFTRA
- a CDS encoding RNA polymerase sigma factor, translated to MTDSQLIREIKEGNLECYAELIRRYERKILAFVTHLLRQANLEHVAEDICQETFYKAYKSIHSFRDVEATFSTWLYTIARNSVLSELRKSRNSDVYLEDTLQVPLASYERLPEQVLLRNEREHLVRQAINNLPEKQRSALILREYEQMDYNEIATILDLTVSSVKSLLFRARQSIKSQLEVYILEPHLDEAEGMNR
- a CDS encoding amidohydrolase family protein; translated protein: MTTEEIVIRNGTIVTASGVFERDIWVQDGVIRRIAKDRLGASRICKSEGKEWDASGMYIVPGFLTLPGKSPSPQRKLPDYLETVRKLVRFGYTSMSEIQPIDPWKNAAQRRYQTVIHYNSLIDYTFVAEVPASMMNKRITLQLCAEGYRIIRVVIRKLEDFTRIDWETISPFLTSYRVLLILHVPANAGFSKEEKQRISGLWLDRCRYWQIRTWVKTESELAAEETQSFYHLYQLDGLSCDLALRSMIHTPLRGLSVMAALDRVQVDARRLRGREEEVLRALVKLCSTNMAKALGLYPQKGSITPGADADLVFIKKEQWLTKFDLSTILKFSEFLLPTSVMSNGKWILQDDTFASTIGMGRWLRDIKPYRFVI